A genome region from Halictus rubicundus isolate RS-2024b unplaced genomic scaffold, iyHalRubi1_principal scaffold0060, whole genome shotgun sequence includes the following:
- the LOC143363579 gene encoding uncharacterized protein LOC143363579, producing the protein METTAPAIAKVGVRIPEFCPGDPEMWFSMVERSFEASGITTEATKFGYVLGALTPQYATEVRDIIINPPPTTPFSKLKEELIRRIGVSQDQKTRRLLEREEIGDRKPSQFLRHLRGLAGTTAPDSVLRTLWVSRLPTNMQVILATQKDTELNKVADLADAIADTTTPRAHICDTGHPGPSSHGAVTPVNPDTELLLNARMAQMTLSLRQEISELKELIYQDRGRQSRPFYHRRSNSRNRSPSGSRDRGSRRHNEYQAPPDYNGKCWYHWRYGGNAHKCVSPCNFSGSAAGNDQGGR; encoded by the coding sequence ATGGAAACGACCGCGCCAGCGATAGCGAAAGTGGGCGTGAGAATACCCGAGTTTTGTCCAGGCGATCCGGAAATGTGGTTCTCGATGGTCGAGAGAAGTTTTGAGGCGTCCGGAATAACCACCGAAGCTACGAAATTCGGTTACGTTTTAGGGGCACTGACCCCCCAGTACGCTACAGAAGTGAGGGATATCATCATCAACCCTCCCCCAACGACCCCTTTCTCAAAATTAAAGGAGGAATTGATTCGTCGGATCGGCGTGTCACAAGACCAAAAGACGAGACGGCTCCTTGAACGCGAAGAGATCGGGGATCGCAAGCCGTCGCAATTCTTGCGACACCTGCGGGGGTTGGCAGGTACGACCGCGCCGGATTCCGTACTGCGCACACTTTGGGTGAGTCGGTTGCCTACCAATATGCAGGTAATATTGGCTACACAAAAGGACACCGAACTAAACAAGGTCGCCGATTTAGCGGACGCCATAGCGGACACGACGACACCGCGAGCGCATATTTGCGATACTGGCCATCCGGGTCCCTCGTCTCACGGTGCGGTAACACCGGTTAATCCGGATACGGAGTTATTATTGAATGCAAGGATGGCACAGATGACGTTGTCCTTACGCCAAGAGATTTCGGAACTGAAGGAGCTGATTTATCAGGATAGAGGACGACAAAGCAGACCCTTTTACCACCGCCGATCGAATTCCCGGAACCGTTCGCCATCGGGTTCACGCGATCGAGGGAGTCGCAGACACAACGAGTATCAGGCACCTCCTGATTACAACGGAAAGTGTTGGTACCATTGGCGTTATGGAGGGAATGCACATAAATGCGTGTCGCCATGCAACTTCAGCGGTTCTGCCGCGGGAAACGACCAGGGAGGACGTTGA